In one window of Chanodichthys erythropterus isolate Z2021 chromosome 23, ASM2448905v1, whole genome shotgun sequence DNA:
- the kcnj12a gene encoding ATP-sensitive inward rectifier potassium channel 12, which translates to MSVGRIGRYSIVSTEEDGLRLTTMHGGGMNGYGNGKIHTRRKSRNRFVKKNGQCNVQFTNMDEKSQRYLADIFTTCVDIRWRYLVIIFTFVFVVSWLAFGLAFWVIALLHGDLDNPAGDDNFTPCVLQVNGFIAAFLFSIETQTTIGYGFRCVTEECPLAVFLVVFQSIVGSIIDCFMIGAIMAKMARPKKRAQTLLFSHNAVIAMRDGKLCLMWRVGNLRKSHIVEAHVRAQLIKPRVTAEGEFIPLDQLDINVGFDKGLDRIFLVSPITILHQIDQESPLFGIAKQDLETADFEIVVILEGMVEATAMTAQARSSYLASEILWGHRFEPVLFEEKNQYKVDYSHFHKTYEVPSTPRCSAKDMMENKYLVVPSANFCYENELAILSHEEEEDDSPERIKPERARSLSPERTPRHDFDRLQTPRCTEQRSYRRESEI; encoded by the coding sequence ATGAGCGTGGGTCGGATCGGTCGCTATAGTATCGTGTCGACGGAGGAGGATGGTCTGCGTTTAACAACCATGCATGGCGGAGGGATGAATGGATATGGCAACGGCAAAATCCACACTCGACGGAAAAGTCGCAACCGCTTCGTGAAGAAGAATGGACAGTGCAATGTGCAGTTCACCAACATGGACGAGAAGTCCCAGCGCTACCTGGCGGACATATTCACCACTTGCGTTGACATCCGCTGGCGCTACCTGGTAATCATTTTCACATTCGTCTTTGTGGTTTCCTGGTTGGCGTTCGGCTTGGCGTTCTGGGTTATTGCGCTTCTCCACGGTGACTTGGACAACCCGGCGGGCGATGACAACTTCACGCCATGCGTGCTGCAGGTGAACGGTTTCATCGCAGCATTCCTGTTCTCCATCGAGACGCAAACGACCATCGGTTATGGGTTCCGCTGTGTGACGGAAGAATGTCCTCTCGCAGTGTTTCTCGTGGTCTTCCAGTCCATTGTGGGCAGCATCATCGACTGCTTCATGATTGGAGCAATCATGGCCAAAATGGCACGTCCCAAGAAGCGAGCTCAGACTCTGTTGTTCTCGCATAACGCCGTCATCGCCATGCGTGACGGGAAACTGTGCTTGATGTGGCGGGTGGGGAACTTGCGTAAGAGTCACATCGTTGAGGCGCACGTCCGAGCGCAGCTCATCAAGCCGCGGGTTACGGCCGAAGGCGAGTTCATCCCGCTCGACCAGCTGGACATAAATGTCGGTTTCGACAAAGGACTGGACCGCATCTTCCTCGTCTCGCCAATCACCATCCTGCATCAAATCGACCAGGAGAGCCCTCTGTTCGGCATCGCTAAGCAGGATCTCGAAACGGCGGATTTTGAGATCGTGGTCATCTTGGAGGGCATGGTGGAGGCCACGGCCATGACGGCACAGGCGCGAAGCTCCTACCTGGCCAGCGAGATCCTCTGGGGGCATCGATTCGAGCCAGTACTGTTCGAGGAAAAGAACCAATACAAGGTTGATTACTCACACTTCCACAAGACCTACGAGGTGCCGTCCACCCCTCGCTGCAGTGCCAAGGACATGATGGAAAACAAGTACCTTGTGGTGCCCAGCGCCAACTTCTGCTATGAGAACGAGCTGGCGATCCTGAGCCACGAAGAGGAGGAGGACGACAGTCCAGAAAGGATAAAGCCAGAGCGAGCGAGGAGCCTCAGCCCAGAGAGAACCCCTCGACATGATTTCGACCGACTGCAGACCCCTCGCTGCACGGAGCAAAGGTCATACCGAAGGGAGTCAGAGATATGA